The DNA region GAATCCCAAGCACAGTGGGTTTGATAATTTGCTCTTCCACTTTGAGCATAAATTCCTTGTTGGCAAACGGAACCGGTGACACCGAACCCATGCCGCCTGTGTTCGGACCAGTATCGCCTTCGCCAATGCGCTTATAGTCCTTGGCATTGGGTAGGTTCACATAGTGTTTCCCATCAGTTAGCACAAATACTGATAACTCTATTCCCTGCAGAAATTCCTCTACAACAACACTTTCAGAAGCTTTGCCAAATTTCCTTCCTGCCAGCATCTCATAAAGCCATTCTCTGGCTTCACTCAGATTCTGACAAATAACAACTCCTTTGCCTGCAGCCAGTCCATCGGCTTTGAGCACAAAAGGCGGCATGAGAGTTTCGAGGAAGCGATAGCCATCATCAAGCGTCTCTTTCGTAAAGGTTTGATGCCTTGCTGTTGGGATCGCATGACGGTTCATAAACTCCTTGGCAAAATCCTTGCTCGATTCAAGCCTTGCCCCATATTGCGATGGCCCGATAATTTTCACATGCCCCAGCAAGCCATCATCCCTGAAAAAATCAACAATTCCTTCGGCAAGAGGAGCTTCTGGCCCAACCACAATCATGTCAATATCGGTTTCAAGCACATGTAGCTTAATGCCGTTAAAATCAGTTTCAGCCAGTGCGAGGTTTGTTCCGTAAAGGCTGGTTCCGGCATTTCCCGGTGCGAT from Bacteroidales bacterium includes:
- the purD gene encoding phosphoribosylamine--glycine ligase, whose product is MNILLLGSGGRESALAWKLAQSKKLTKLWIAPGNAGTSLYGTNLALAETDFNGIKLHVLETDIDMIVVGPEAPLAEGIVDFFRDDGLLGHVKIIGPSQYGARLESSKDFAKEFMNRHAIPTARHQTFTKETLDDGYRFLETLMPPFVLKADGLAAGKGVVICQNLSEAREWLYEMLAGRKFGKASESVVVEEFLQGIELSVFVLTDGKHYVNLPNAKDYKRIGEGDTGPNTGGMGSVSPVPFANKEFMLKVEEQIIKPTVLGIQNEKIDYCGFIFFGLMNCAGDPYVIEYNVRLGDPESEAIIPRINNDLVEVFEKTAQGRLDEVTIETSGQYAVAVMLVSGGYPGEYEKGKVVKGIDNVKDGVVFHAGTKTNDSAEIITNGGRVLAVTAMADSLELALKRTYASAALIKFDGMNYRRDIGIDLLEYQDKPSK